Sequence from the Armatimonadota bacterium genome:
TCCGGCGTCTGGGGCGCTCCGGTGTCGGGCGATCGCCACACATCGGCCACCAACCAGTGGGTTAGATAGATGGCGATGTAGTTGAACATGATCGTGGTGATCACTTCGTGCGCGCCGCGCCAGACTTTGAGCAGTGCGGGCGCCAAAGCCCATATCGCGCCTGCCGCGGAGCCAGCCGCCAGACTCGCGATTAGGTGCCAAGGCGCCGGCAGATTGAACTTAAAGCCGACATAGGCGCCCGCCGCGGCGCCCACCAGCAATTGTCCCTCTGCGCCAATGTTGAACAGGCCGACCAACAGGGCAACGCCGACCGCCAAACCTGCCAACAAGAGCGGCGTCAATCGTTGCAGGGTGAAATCTCGATTGAGTTCGTCGCCCAATGAGCCGGACCACAAGATTCTAAATCCGTCCAAGGGCGCCACGCCGCTCAACTGCAATAGAACAGCGACCGTGCCGAAGGCGATCGCTGCGCCGAGCGCATAGCGCATCCAAGGCTTCACAGACCGACCATCCTTGCGCCGATCTGTTCGCGATCGTATTGATCGGGCAAAAACTCGCCCCTGTTTTCGCCTTTATAGATCACGGCTATTCGGTCGCAAAATTGGAACAGTTCGTCCAAGTCGAGCGAGACGACCAAACAGGCCGCTCCGTCTGCCGCCGCCTGTCGAAGCGCTTTGAAGGCATCCTCAGACCCCTTCACATCGAGGCCGCGAGTAGGGGCATAAGCCGCAACGACCTTAGGCGATCCGTGCAATGCCCGCGCCATGACCACGCGCTGTTGATTGCCGCCCGATAGCTCGCGCATGGGCGCCGTCAGCCCTGGCGTCTTGGCGCCAAATCGCTCAACTACTGCTTGGGCGCGCGACAGGATGCGCTGTCGGCTCATCCAGCCGCGCTTCGAGATTTCGGGCTCGCGTTGCGCTCCTAAGATTGCGTTATCGGCCACGCTCCACTCGGCGATCATGCCGCGGCGAAAGCGATCTTCGTAAAGAAACCGCAATCCGTATGCCAATCTCGTCGCTGTCGCCCATCGCTCAATTTTTGCGCCATACAACTCTATGGAGCCGGCAGCGGGCGTTGTCAACCCCGCCAAAAGCTCGATCAGCTCAACCTGGCCGTTGCCGTCCACCCCGGCAATACCCACCATCTCGCCTTGTTGTACGGTCAAGCTAAAGTCGCGCAATCGACCGGAGCGATCTTTTAGGCCGCTTATCTTTAAGGCAGGATTGGCTTCCACCGGCTGACCCAAAGCCTCAGTCGTCGCATGGAAGTCCGCCTCGCCGACGATGTGCTGGGTGATTTCGGTCTGGTCGATCTCCTTTACGGGCGCTTCGAACACCTTCTTGCCCCCGCGCAGCACGGTTACATGGTCGGCATGATCCAGGACCTCTCGCATCTTGTGAGTAACCAACAGCACGGTGCGCCCTTCGGCCTTAAGTCGCTCAAGAATCTCGAAGAGCGCGCCCGAATCGGCCGGCGAAAGCATGGCGGTCGGTTCGTCCAAGATGAGGATGCGGGCGTTGCGCCACAGCAGTTTCAAAATCTCTAACTTCTGCGCGTTGGCGGGCGTCAGGTCGCTGGCGGGCTGGTTCCATTCGAGCGACAACCCCACATCCTTAGCCAGGGCCTCGGCCCTGGACTCGGCCTCTTTGCGCCTCATGATGCCCAAGCTTCCGGTCATCTCCGCCCCCAGTAAGAGGTTGTCCAGAGCGGTCAGTTCGGGAATGATGCTGTAGTGCTGGCTGACCATGCCGATTCCGGCGGCGATCGCATCGGCCGGGGTGCGAAACTTAATCGTTTGTCCATCCAGCAGCATTGTGCCCGCGTCCGGCTGGTGGTAGCCGTAAAGCACGCGCATCAGGGTTGTCTTGCCCGCGCCGTTTTCGCCGACGATGGCGTGCGTCGAACCGGTTTCGACCTTTAGATCAACGGAGTCGTTAGCGACAAATCGGCCAAAGCGCTTCGTGATGCCGCGCATTTCGACGGCCATCGGTCAGTGGCCCATCCCGTAGAACCAGTTGGGCGGGTTGACGCCCGAACCGACTTTGAAACCGGCCTTTATGGCGGCGGTCAGGAAAAGTTTTGCTTGCTTGCAGGCTTCGATCATCTCTGCGCCTAGGGCAAGATTGGCAGCGATGGCAGCGGACAATGCGCAACCTGTGCCGTGAGTGAAGCCCGAATCGATCCGCTCGCCTTCGAGCCAGATCGCTCTTTCGCCGTCCCACAGCAGATCGTCCGGGGCGCCTTCCAAATGCCCGCCCTTGACCAGAACCCACTTTGGTCCGAACGCCTCAATCGCCTGCGCGGCGGCCAACATGCCCTCTTTGTTCCGAACCGCAAAGTTGACCAGAGCTTCGGCCTCGGCCAAGTTTGGCGTTACAATCGTCGCAATGGGCATGAGTCGAAAGCGGAGGGCATCGATGGCGGCCTCTTCCAACAACCGATGGCCGCTTTTGGAGACCATCACGGGATCGACCACCAGCGTTTGGCCCTCGAGCTCTCGCGCGACGGCCTCGATGATCACCTCGCTGGCCAACATGCCCGTCTTGATCGCGTCGGCGCCAATGTCCTCCAGCACAGATCGTATCTGCGCGACTACAAAATCTGGCGAAACAGGGTAAACGGCTTGCACGCCTGTCGTGTTCTGCGCGGTGAGAGCCGTAATCGCGCTCGCGCCGTAGACGCCGTGCGCGGCAAAGGTCTTGAGGTCCGCTTGTATTCCCGCGCCGCCGCCCGAATCGGATCCCGCGACGGTCAGGGCGGCTGGGCGATTGCGGACGCTCATGGGATTAGCGCGATGGCACGGGTTGTGCGATAAAGGGCAGTCGCTGGGCGATCTTGTTATCGTCGTCCATCAGAATCATTTGAGGATCGACCTTCTCATCGGTCCAAGTAAAGGCGGCGATGATGACTTTTTGACCCCGGCGCGCTTTGTGAGCCGCGGCGCCATAGACAGCGAAGGCGCCCGATCCGGACGGCGCGGGAATGGCATAGGTCGAGAATCGCTCGCCGCTCTCAACCACCCAAACATGAATATACTCGCCCGGCTCGATGCCCGAAGCCTGCATCGCGTCTTGATCGATGGCCAGGCTTCCTATGTAGTCCTCCCTCGCATCGGTGATCGTGGCGAGGTGGATTTTGCTTTTTAGTCTGCAAACCAGCTTCATACGGCAGATTCTACTCTCTCGGCATCGGCTTTGGCCGGTTCGCTGGGGGCAGAGAGCTTCTTAAGCAGGTGCTTTAGGTCTTTGGATCGCCGTCTCATGGCCAACAATCCGCCCAGCACGGTTAGGCCGGGCCCGATCCAGACTAAAATAGTCAGCGGTTTATAAAAAACCTGAAGCGGAATAAACTGCTGAAGATGCGTCTCGGGACGGTCGGGAATGTTGATCATTCGCAGCACAACCTGCTTTTGATCGACGCTGAGCGACACAATCACGCCGACCGCGCCATCGGGAAAGACGCTTGGAAACCTCTGCTGGCCCTCTTCAGTCGTTACGACGGATGGTTCGACCAGGGCTGGACGATCCCAGCCTTCCGACTCGATTTCGATCTGCGCTCCGACACGAAAACCGGGCTGTCCCATTTGACCCTCGCTGGTGAATTTGCGCAGTTTCATCTTGTAGGGGCCGGCTTCGACGCTCTTGTCCGTCGTAATGGTGGCGTCCAGAGCGGCCTCGGGCTGAGGCTCGGGGCGCGAAAGGAAAGATACATAGAGATCGTGCGTCAATCCGCGCTTGATCCAAGGCCATAGCACGGGGCGCGGTTCGCCCGACTTCCAATCGTTGTAATACTTGGGTTCGGCGATGAAACTCTCGCGGTCGTTCTTGACTTGGATTCGAACTCGGTTCGACTTGTCCTCGTCCGGATCACTGGTCATACCCATAAATCGCCAGTCGTAGCCGTGTGCCTTGGCCGAAGCGGTTTCATTCAGGATGACCTCCTCCTTTTTTTCATATCCGTTCGAGATAAGAAGGCCGAGCACGGTCGTAGTCAGACCGG
This genomic interval carries:
- a CDS encoding ABC transporter ATP-binding protein, which codes for MAVEMRGITKRFGRFVANDSVDLKVETGSTHAIVGENGAGKTTLMRVLYGYHQPDAGTMLLDGQTIKFRTPADAIAAGIGMVSQHYSIIPELTALDNLLLGAEMTGSLGIMRRKEAESRAEALAKDVGLSLEWNQPASDLTPANAQKLEILKLLWRNARILILDEPTAMLSPADSGALFEILERLKAEGRTVLLVTHKMREVLDHADHVTVLRGGKKVFEAPVKEIDQTEITQHIVGEADFHATTEALGQPVEANPALKISGLKDRSGRLRDFSLTVQQGEMVGIAGVDGNGQVELIELLAGLTTPAAGSIELYGAKIERWATATRLAYGLRFLYEDRFRRGMIAEWSVADNAILGAQREPEISKRGWMSRQRILSRAQAVVERFGAKTPGLTAPMRELSGGNQQRVVMARALHGSPKVVAAYAPTRGLDVKGSEDAFKALRQAAADGAACLVVSLDLDELFQFCDRIAVIYKGENRGEFLPDQYDREQIGARMVGL
- a CDS encoding aspartate 1-decarboxylase; translated protein: MKLVCRLKSKIHLATITDAREDYIGSLAIDQDAMQASGIEPGEYIHVWVVESGERFSTYAIPAPSGSGAFAVYGAAAHKARRGQKVIIAAFTWTDEKVDPQMILMDDDNKIAQRLPFIAQPVPSR
- the thiD gene encoding bifunctional hydroxymethylpyrimidine kinase/phosphomethylpyrimidine kinase, whose product is MSVRNRPAALTVAGSDSGGGAGIQADLKTFAAHGVYGASAITALTAQNTTGVQAVYPVSPDFVVAQIRSVLEDIGADAIKTGMLASEVIIEAVARELEGQTLVVDPVMVSKSGHRLLEEAAIDALRFRLMPIATIVTPNLAEAEALVNFAVRNKEGMLAAAQAIEAFGPKWVLVKGGHLEGAPDDLLWDGERAIWLEGERIDSGFTHGTGCALSAAIAANLALGAEMIEACKQAKLFLTAAIKAGFKVGSGVNPPNWFYGMGH